In Formosa haliotis, the sequence ATATGCAATTATAAGTAATAAAAACTAAAATTACTAATGATTTATTTAGATGATAATTGTATTAATAATTTCGCAAAGTAATTATTTTGGGTTTAAAACTACAAATGGAATTATCATTTCTTCTAATGAAACACCTCCATGCTGATAGGTGTTTCTGAAATAACTCACGTAGTGATTGTAGTTATTAGGATAAGCAAAAAACAAATCATTTTTAGCAAATATAAAAGAACTACTCATAGTTATACTTGGTAAATGTACCGATTTAGGATTTTTTATTTCCAAAACATCTTTAGATTCGTAAGTTAGGCTTCGTCCTGTTTTATAACGAAGATTTAAACTCGTATCGCGATCGCCAACCACCTTAGAAGGGTTTTTTACGTTTATTGTTCCGTGATCTGTAGTTAATATCAATTTAAATCCGAGTTGCTGCGCTTGTTGAATGATTTCGAATAATGGTGAGTTTTTAAACCAGCTTTGCGTTAAGGAACGGTAAGCCTTATCGTTCGAAGCCAATTCTTTTACAACATCCATTTCGGTTTTGGCGTGAGAAAGCATATCTACAAAATTATAAACAACCACAGTAAGATCGTTATCTTTCATCGATCTAAAATTATCTACAAGCTTTTTCCCAGTTTTTAAATTCGTGATTTTGTGATACTCTGTGACCAGATTTTGTAAGCCTAGACGTTTCATTTGGGCCTGTAAAAATTCGGCTTCAAATAAATTCTTTCCACCATCGTCGGTATCGTTTTTCCAATATTCAGGATGAAGTTTCTCCATATCACTTGGCATAAGCCCTGAGAAAATAGCATTTCTTGCGTATTGTGTTGCTGTTGGTAAAATGCTATAAAACGGAATTTCGGCTTCCTTTTTATAATGGTTTAATATAAAAGGTTCGAAGGCTTTCCATTGGTCGTACCTTAAATTATCTATAACAACGAGTAAGGTTGGCTGCTCTTTACTTAGTTGTGGAACAACTTTTTCTTTAAATAAGGTATGCGACATTATTGGAGCATCTGTACCAGCTTCGAACCAATTTTGATATTGTTTACCTATAAATTTGCCAAACAGAGCGTTGGCTTCGGTTTTTTGAGATTCTAAAATTTCGAACATGCCTGCATCTTCAATATTTTCAAGCTGAATTTCCCAATACACTAATTTTTGATAGAGGTTTGCCCAGTCTTCAAAAGTATTAACCATGGCTAAATCCATCGCAATTTTTCTGAATTCTTGCTGGTAGTTCGATGTGGTTTTTTCTGAAATTAATCGTGAATGATCTAAATTCTTTTTTAAACTTAAAAGAATCTGATTTGGGTTTACAGGCTTTATAAGGTAATCGGCAATTTTGTTACCAATAGCTTCTTCCATGATATATTCTTCCTCACTTTTAGTAATCATAACCACAGGTAAGGTATTGTCTAGCTCCTTAATTTCATTTAAAGTTTCTAAACCTGTTAAGCCTGGCATATTTTCATCAAGAAAAACAATGTCGAATTTTTTAGTTTCTAATACCTCAAGTGCTTCAGATCCGCTAGTACATTTTGTAACCGAATAATTTTTTTTCTCTAAAAATAGAATGTGTGGTTTAAGTAAATCAATTTCATCATCAACCCAAAGTATATTTATGTTATTCATATCGTTATATTTGTAATGTTTTTGTGATTTTTTAATATGTTTTTAGAAAATTATCTCAAGCAATTTTAAACTTACTAGATGAATAAACTTAAAATATTAAACGATCCAATTTACGGATTTATTACCATACCAAATTCGTTAATTTTCGATTTAATTGAACATAAATATTTTCAGCGTTTAAGACGAATCACCCAAATGGGAATGTCTTATTTGGTTTATCCAGGCGCCCATCACACACGATTTCATCACGCAATAGGTTGTATGCATTTAATGCAGAAGGCTATTAATGTACTTCGTTTTAAAGGTGTTAGCATTTCAGATGAAGAAGAAACGGCTTTAAATATAGCCATCCTTTTACACGATATTGGTCATGGTCCGTTTTCGCATGCCATGGAGCACAGTATAGTAAACAGTGTGTCTCACGAGCAGATTTCGCTGTTGTTTATGGAGCAATTAAACGATGAATTTAACGGAAGTTTAACGCTGGCCATTTCGATTTTTAAGGGTGAATACCACAGAAAATTTATGTATCAGTTAATTTCGTCACAATTAGATATGGATCGCGCCGATTATTTAAAACGCGATAGTTTTTATACAGGAGTTGCAGAAGGAAATATTAATAGTGAGCGTTTAATAACCATGTTAAGTGTGGTGAACGATGAATTGGTGGTGGAGTATAAAGGTATTTATAGCGTAGAAAAATTTCTTGTAGCCAGACGTTTAATGTATTGGCAAGTGTATTTACATAAAACGAGTGTGGTTGCCGAGCAATTGGTAATTCGTGTTTTAAAACGCGCTAAGGAATTATCGCATGATAAGGTAGAATTAAAAGCTAGTAGGGCATTATCATATTTTTTGACACACGAAATTAATGCTTCAAATTTTACTACAGAAACTTTAGACACCTTTTCTAAGTTAGATGATTACGATATTGTTTCGGCTATGAAAGAGTGGCAATATCACGACGATTTTGTATTGCGTAACCTGTGCGAAATGATTTTAAATCGCGATTTGTTGAAAATCAAGTTAAAAAAGAAAAAAATAGGAAAAGATATTTTAAAGTCGCACCTCACAGATTTAATCTCTAGATGTGATATTAGTCAAGAAG encodes:
- a CDS encoding HD domain-containing protein — its product is MNKLKILNDPIYGFITIPNSLIFDLIEHKYFQRLRRITQMGMSYLVYPGAHHTRFHHAIGCMHLMQKAINVLRFKGVSISDEEETALNIAILLHDIGHGPFSHAMEHSIVNSVSHEQISLLFMEQLNDEFNGSLTLAISIFKGEYHRKFMYQLISSQLDMDRADYLKRDSFYTGVAEGNINSERLITMLSVVNDELVVEYKGIYSVEKFLVARRLMYWQVYLHKTSVVAEQLVIRVLKRAKELSHDKVELKASRALSYFLTHEINASNFTTETLDTFSKLDDYDIVSAMKEWQYHDDFVLRNLCEMILNRDLLKIKLKKKKIGKDILKSHLTDLISRCDISQEEAEYFVFTGELTNQAYQQKGKQIKIVYKSGKIEDIVKASDQLNLKALSKPVTKYYICYPKAKL
- a CDS encoding response regulator, with amino-acid sequence MNNINILWVDDEIDLLKPHILFLEKKNYSVTKCTSGSEALEVLETKKFDIVFLDENMPGLTGLETLNEIKELDNTLPVVMITKSEEEYIMEEAIGNKIADYLIKPVNPNQILLSLKKNLDHSRLISEKTTSNYQQEFRKIAMDLAMVNTFEDWANLYQKLVYWEIQLENIEDAGMFEILESQKTEANALFGKFIGKQYQNWFEAGTDAPIMSHTLFKEKVVPQLSKEQPTLLVVIDNLRYDQWKAFEPFILNHYKKEAEIPFYSILPTATQYARNAIFSGLMPSDMEKLHPEYWKNDTDDGGKNLFEAEFLQAQMKRLGLQNLVTEYHKITNLKTGKKLVDNFRSMKDNDLTVVVYNFVDMLSHAKTEMDVVKELASNDKAYRSLTQSWFKNSPLFEIIQQAQQLGFKLILTTDHGTINVKNPSKVVGDRDTSLNLRYKTGRSLTYESKDVLEIKNPKSVHLPSITMSSSFIFAKNDLFFAYPNNYNHYVSYFRNTYQHGGVSLEEMIIPFVVLNPK